The Polyangiaceae bacterium genome includes a region encoding these proteins:
- a CDS encoding NTP transferase domain-containing protein, whose product MPAPLVGIFVGGRGSRMGGVAKGLLVAPGAAETLVARLERVAREALGDPEVVLVGRAEAYASLGLPFLEDQPPGVGPIGGLGALLGAAAERGSPFALALACDLPFVSAALLRRLSAFEPRASAVAPRQGELWQPLCARYAPTPAREATRALIATGARSLQAVLTALDAVELPLETSDELRDWDEPGDLS is encoded by the coding sequence TGGCGAAGGGGCTGCTCGTGGCGCCGGGCGCTGCCGAGACGCTGGTTGCTCGCCTGGAACGCGTGGCGCGCGAGGCGCTCGGTGACCCCGAGGTGGTGCTGGTGGGCCGCGCCGAGGCATACGCCTCGCTCGGCCTGCCGTTCCTCGAGGACCAGCCGCCCGGCGTCGGCCCCATCGGCGGCCTCGGCGCGCTGCTCGGCGCGGCGGCGGAGCGCGGTTCGCCCTTCGCCCTGGCGCTGGCCTGCGATCTGCCCTTCGTGAGCGCGGCGCTGCTCCGGCGGCTCAGCGCCTTCGAGCCGCGCGCGAGCGCGGTCGCGCCGCGCCAAGGAGAGCTCTGGCAACCGCTCTGCGCGCGCTACGCGCCCACTCCGGCGCGCGAGGCGACCCGCGCGCTGATCGCCACTGGTGCGCGCTCGCTGCAGGCAGTGCTCACCGCGCTCGACGCCGTCGAGCTCCCGCTCGAAACGAGCGACGAGCTCCGCGACTGGGACGAGCCAGGCGACTTGAGCTAG
- a CDS encoding serine/threonine-protein phosphatase, producing MGSAVPGFDFRVACAVASEIGKRKSLEDRHLLAPELGLFAVADGVGGNVGGEVAAELALAELRRAVEDHEAQEIIGAYARAPDRALRHRVFEALNRAFARANSAIVEHAKAHPELKGMATTLDAVWLARDHAFVAHAGDGRVYLARDTAMLQLTQDHAHGETLKAEGTVRPNQKNPFFDRLVNGLGLAENVLVDTLFVDLSTGNRLLLSSDGVHDAIGDEAALARLLRTGSVEEAPRELVAAATLRGRDNATAVVVELGERLVERKDSDRGLSAEDLERVCMSALLADLKRPLVLQALAAAVEIELEAGAIVPRVVTSDLCAYIVLDGIVRVPAKRRVGTGALLFAESLVGVWSDGELPVVEESARLLRWRAHDFDEVTGRDAALGAELYKRIAKHVARTAVKGLPPAPMPSLLPGPPDA from the coding sequence GTGGGCTCGGCTGTTCCCGGCTTCGACTTTCGCGTCGCGTGCGCGGTGGCGAGTGAGATCGGCAAGCGCAAATCGCTCGAAGATCGCCACCTGCTCGCGCCGGAGCTCGGGTTGTTCGCGGTGGCCGACGGCGTCGGCGGTAACGTCGGAGGCGAGGTGGCCGCAGAGCTCGCGCTCGCGGAGCTCCGCCGCGCCGTCGAGGACCACGAAGCGCAGGAGATCATCGGCGCCTACGCCCGTGCGCCGGATCGGGCACTCCGCCATCGCGTCTTCGAGGCCTTGAATCGGGCCTTCGCCCGCGCGAACTCCGCCATCGTCGAGCACGCGAAGGCGCACCCGGAGCTGAAGGGCATGGCGACCACGCTCGACGCGGTCTGGTTGGCTCGCGACCACGCCTTCGTCGCCCACGCCGGGGACGGTCGCGTGTACTTGGCGCGCGACACGGCGATGCTGCAGCTGACCCAGGATCACGCCCATGGAGAGACGCTGAAGGCCGAAGGCACGGTGCGCCCCAATCAGAAGAATCCCTTCTTCGATCGGTTGGTGAACGGTCTTGGCCTCGCCGAGAACGTGCTGGTGGACACGCTGTTCGTCGATCTCTCGACGGGAAACCGCCTGCTCCTCTCCAGCGACGGCGTGCACGACGCCATCGGCGACGAAGCGGCGCTGGCCCGGCTCCTGCGCACCGGCAGCGTGGAGGAGGCGCCGCGCGAGCTGGTCGCCGCAGCGACGCTCAGGGGCCGCGACAACGCCACCGCGGTGGTGGTCGAGCTCGGCGAGCGGCTGGTGGAGCGCAAGGACTCCGATCGCGGCCTCTCCGCCGAAGATCTCGAGCGGGTCTGCATGAGCGCGCTCTTGGCCGACCTGAAGCGCCCGCTGGTCTTGCAGGCTCTTGCCGCGGCTGTCGAGATCGAGCTCGAGGCCGGCGCCATCGTGCCTCGAGTCGTGACCAGCGATCTCTGCGCGTACATCGTGCTGGACGGCATCGTGCGCGTTCCGGCCAAGCGCCGCGTCGGCACCGGCGCGCTCTTGTTTGCGGAGTCGCTGGTCGGTGTGTGGAGCGACGGCGAGCTGCCGGTGGTCGAGGAGAGCGCGCGTCTCTTGCGCTGGCGTGCCCACGATTTCGACGAGGTCACGGGACGCGACGCGGCGCTCGGCGCGGAGCTCTACAAACGCATCGCCAAGCACGTCGCGCGCACCGCCGTCAAAGGCCTGCCTCCCGCCCCGATGCCGTCGCTCTTGCCGGGTCCGCCGGACGCCTAG
- a CDS encoding molybdenum cofactor biosynthesis protein MoaE, whose product MSLLEIRDTPLSVDEVTRAVAHPGAGGTALFIGTVRDENEGNRITLLEYEAYASMAVKEMQGIAEEIAREIPGVRLAVLHRVGRLEVGDLAVVCGASTPHRDEAFRACRLLIDRIKERVPIWKREHGPDGPYWVGFRDARCGGHADHVD is encoded by the coding sequence ATGAGCTTGCTGGAGATCCGAGACACGCCGCTGTCCGTGGACGAGGTGACGCGAGCCGTGGCTCACCCTGGGGCCGGCGGCACGGCGCTCTTCATCGGTACGGTGCGCGACGAGAACGAAGGCAACCGCATCACGCTGCTCGAATACGAGGCCTACGCCAGCATGGCGGTGAAGGAGATGCAGGGCATCGCCGAGGAGATCGCCCGGGAGATCCCCGGCGTTCGCCTGGCGGTCTTGCACCGCGTGGGCCGGCTCGAGGTCGGCGACCTGGCGGTGGTGTGCGGCGCCAGCACCCCGCACCGCGACGAGGCGTTCCGAGCTTGTCGCCTGCTCATCGACCGCATCAAGGAGCGGGTCCCGATCTGGAAGCGCGAGCACGGCCCGGATGGGCCGTACTGGGTGGGCTTCCGCGATGCCCGCTGCGGCGGCCACGCAGATCACGTAGACTGA
- the moaC gene encoding cyclic pyranopterin monophosphate synthase MoaC translates to MKLYAFDEVDESLLLLPMAARRALDHAGRRLSRAGWLSLDVAARRELTQLGSEPRVEDVRVRALVEQASPAALPATPALDPPADAAPPEVGEAFGQSRPLPAALWSSLSPLDRFALAKVAEKRRPERLAAAYAEIVGASALSTHLSAAGAVRMVDVGPKSPTLRRAVAESFVGMSAEAFSRLEQANVGKGDVLGTARIAGIMAAKRTSELIPLCHALAITHVHVDIELDAGTRRVRLLATVETFDRTGVEMEALCAASVAGLTVYDMLKAYDRAMELGPTRLLAKSGGRSGDFAR, encoded by the coding sequence GTGAAGCTCTACGCTTTCGACGAGGTGGACGAGTCGCTCCTGCTCTTGCCGATGGCGGCACGCCGGGCTCTCGACCACGCCGGGCGGCGCCTGTCCCGCGCCGGTTGGCTCAGCCTGGACGTCGCCGCGCGTCGCGAGCTCACGCAGCTCGGCTCGGAGCCCCGGGTGGAGGACGTCCGAGTGCGCGCCCTGGTCGAGCAGGCGAGCCCCGCGGCGTTGCCCGCCACCCCAGCGCTCGATCCGCCCGCGGACGCCGCTCCCCCCGAGGTCGGCGAGGCGTTCGGGCAGAGCCGGCCGCTGCCGGCGGCGCTGTGGTCGAGCCTGTCGCCCCTCGATCGCTTCGCGCTGGCAAAGGTGGCGGAGAAGCGGCGGCCCGAGCGACTCGCGGCGGCCTACGCCGAGATCGTCGGCGCGAGCGCCCTCTCCACGCACCTGTCCGCCGCTGGCGCGGTGCGCATGGTGGACGTGGGGCCCAAGTCCCCGACCTTGCGCCGGGCGGTCGCGGAGAGCTTCGTCGGCATGAGCGCGGAGGCGTTCTCACGACTCGAACAGGCGAACGTCGGCAAGGGTGACGTGCTCGGCACGGCGCGCATCGCCGGCATCATGGCGGCCAAGCGCACCTCGGAGCTGATCCCGCTCTGCCACGCCCTCGCCATCACCCACGTGCACGTGGACATCGAGCTCGACGCCGGTACGCGCCGCGTGCGCCTGCTGGCGACCGTGGAGACCTTCGACCGCACGGGGGTGGAGATGGAGGCGCTGTGCGCGGCCTCGGTCGCCGGCCTCACGGTCTACGACATGCTCAAGGCCTACGACCGCGCGATGGAGCTCGGCCCCACGCGCCTGCTCGCCAAGTCCGGCGGGCGTTCGGGAGACTTCGCACGATGA
- a CDS encoding DUF4403 family protein: MTYSEPLHSRAALVLAALALAGCPRSPAGTGPEGAGATECGVRLADVQLEAQAPEPLPEQRSRIGVEVHAELAALERALGKEVPVTLAAEQRKPVGAPGEVSYVVRRGRIGIGLDAERLTVQVPVEVEAEVCKPLGPFCPTYGRCSPRLAAVASVPLLLNEGYEIGKSRVSIAVTRPCTIAGVDATPQIRQQANRQIGNVQGRIDASMPEIRPSVAGVWELLHHPIALSTSTCLRIQPDRITQQRPKLRDGALVSQLGAEGTLRIQDPCEPNVAVKAPPLPRLVTSDDGARGIELRVPVRASWVDVSAQLTRSLGTKAAQSGETRVVKLEARGARSGSRDLVALRATLAGAACGDLGILAEPWFDAQLGRVRLRRLAVAPGTPELPNLAALLELIERHASAALPVDVASGPAALTGLVQGFGKDLPEGVEIDSEMKKSVVERVHPEQDGLVALAILSGHTTFRVR; this comes from the coding sequence GTGACATACTCCGAGCCCTTGCACTCGCGCGCCGCTTTGGTCCTCGCAGCGCTGGCTCTCGCCGGCTGCCCCCGCTCACCTGCTGGTACGGGACCGGAGGGAGCCGGCGCGACCGAGTGCGGCGTGCGCCTCGCCGACGTCCAGCTCGAGGCCCAGGCGCCGGAGCCGCTTCCGGAGCAGCGCTCGCGCATCGGCGTCGAGGTCCACGCGGAGCTCGCCGCGCTCGAGCGCGCGCTAGGCAAGGAAGTGCCGGTCACCCTGGCCGCCGAGCAGCGCAAGCCCGTGGGCGCCCCCGGCGAGGTCAGCTACGTGGTCCGGCGCGGTCGCATCGGCATCGGCTTGGATGCCGAGCGGCTCACCGTGCAGGTCCCGGTCGAGGTCGAGGCGGAGGTCTGCAAGCCGCTCGGACCGTTCTGCCCGACCTACGGCCGCTGTAGCCCGAGGCTCGCGGCGGTGGCCAGCGTGCCTCTCCTTCTGAACGAGGGCTACGAGATCGGCAAGAGCCGGGTCTCCATCGCGGTCACGCGTCCCTGCACCATCGCCGGAGTCGACGCCACGCCCCAGATCCGCCAGCAGGCCAACCGGCAGATCGGCAACGTCCAGGGCCGCATAGACGCCTCCATGCCCGAGATCCGGCCGAGCGTGGCGGGGGTGTGGGAGCTGTTGCACCACCCCATCGCCCTCAGCACCTCGACTTGCCTGCGCATCCAGCCGGACCGCATCACGCAGCAACGGCCGAAGCTGCGCGACGGCGCGCTGGTGTCCCAGCTCGGCGCGGAGGGCACGCTGCGCATCCAGGATCCGTGCGAGCCCAACGTCGCGGTCAAGGCGCCGCCGCTGCCGCGCCTGGTCACCAGCGACGACGGCGCGCGGGGCATCGAGCTCCGAGTACCCGTGCGCGCGAGCTGGGTGGACGTGTCCGCCCAGCTGACCCGCTCGCTCGGCACCAAAGCGGCACAGAGCGGCGAGACCCGCGTGGTCAAGCTCGAGGCCCGAGGCGCGCGCTCGGGCTCCCGCGATCTGGTCGCACTGCGCGCGACGCTGGCGGGCGCAGCCTGCGGCGACCTCGGGATCCTGGCCGAGCCGTGGTTCGACGCGCAGCTCGGCCGGGTCCGCCTGCGTCGGCTCGCGGTCGCGCCGGGAACGCCGGAGCTGCCGAACCTCGCAGCGCTGCTCGAGCTCATCGAGCGGCACGCGTCCGCCGCGCTGCCCGTGGACGTCGCCTCGGGGCCGGCCGCCCTCACCGGGCTCGTGCAGGGCTTTGGCAAGGACCTGCCGGAGGGCGTCGAGATCGACAGCGAGATGAAGAAATCCGTGGTCGAGCGCGTCCACCCCGAGCAGGACGGCCTGGTGGCCCTTGCGATCTTGTCCGGTCACACGACGTTTCGGGTGAGGTAG
- the moaA gene encoding GTP 3',8-cyclase MoaA, giving the protein MAPDLLDSRGRALRDLRLSVTDRCNFRCRYCMPKEHFGPGFKFLPRAELLSFEEIARVARVFVSLGVKKLRLTGGEPLLRADLPKLVAQLASIEGVDIALTTNGSLLGERAEELARAGLRRITVSLDSLDERVFRDMTDADLSPAVVLAGIEAAARAGLRPIKVNAVVRRGVNDAGLVDLARHFKGSGHILRFIELMDVGVTNGWRMDQVVSGQEIVDRISRELPLEPASPSYRGEVAARWRYRDGSGEIGVITSVTRPFCGDCSRARLSAEGSVYTCLFATSGTDLRGPLRSGVDDEGLRELIRSLWARRNDRYSELRSENTRGLRRIEMSYIGG; this is encoded by the coding sequence ATGGCTCCGGACCTCCTGGACTCCCGTGGCCGAGCGCTCCGCGACCTGCGGCTGAGCGTGACGGATCGCTGCAACTTCCGCTGCCGCTACTGCATGCCCAAGGAGCACTTCGGCCCGGGCTTCAAGTTCCTGCCGCGCGCCGAGCTCCTGAGCTTCGAGGAGATCGCGCGCGTCGCCCGGGTCTTCGTCTCGCTCGGCGTGAAGAAGCTGCGCCTCACGGGCGGAGAGCCGCTCTTGCGCGCGGACCTGCCCAAGCTCGTCGCGCAGCTCGCCAGCATCGAAGGCGTGGACATCGCCCTCACCACCAACGGCTCGCTCCTCGGCGAGCGCGCGGAGGAGCTGGCGCGGGCCGGGCTCAGGCGCATCACCGTCAGCCTGGACTCGCTGGACGAGCGCGTGTTCCGCGACATGACCGACGCCGACCTGTCTCCGGCCGTCGTGCTCGCGGGCATCGAGGCGGCGGCGCGCGCCGGGCTTCGACCGATCAAGGTCAACGCCGTCGTGCGCCGCGGCGTGAACGACGCTGGCCTGGTGGACCTCGCCCGCCATTTCAAGGGGAGCGGGCACATCCTGCGCTTCATCGAGCTGATGGACGTCGGCGTCACCAACGGCTGGCGCATGGATCAGGTGGTGAGCGGGCAGGAGATCGTGGACAGGATCTCGCGCGAGCTGCCCCTCGAGCCCGCCAGCCCGAGCTACCGCGGCGAGGTGGCGGCACGATGGCGCTACCGTGACGGCAGCGGCGAGATCGGCGTCATCACCAGCGTCACGCGCCCGTTCTGCGGCGACTGCTCGCGCGCGCGCCTGAGCGCGGAGGGCAGCGTGTACACCTGCTTGTTCGCGACCTCCGGCACCGATCTCCGGGGCCCGCTCCGGAGCGGCGTGGACGACGAAGGGCTCCGCGAGCTGATCCGGAGCCTGTGGGCGCGCCGGAACGATCGCTACTCGGAGCTGCGCTCGGAGAACACGCGCGGCCTGCGCCGCATCGAGATGAGCTACATCGGCGGCTGA
- a CDS encoding MBL fold metallo-hydrolase, whose translation MKKLHRPEFFGWSRFDEARNIDFHSLLWVRPGGNVLVDPLPLSPHDEAHLAALGGASLIIVTGSDHVRDTQKIAELCGAKVAGPIAERDSFPIPCKHWLREGDEPVPGLTVLEMKGSKTNGELALLIEEHTLVTGDLVRAHQAGSLNLLPDDKLVSREAALDSVRRLLDFTKVQAILVGDGWPIFRDGHRVLRELVASLDG comes from the coding sequence ATGAAGAAGCTCCACCGTCCCGAGTTCTTTGGCTGGTCGCGCTTCGACGAGGCGCGCAACATCGACTTTCACAGCCTGCTCTGGGTTCGGCCCGGCGGGAACGTGCTGGTCGATCCCTTGCCGCTCTCGCCCCACGACGAGGCGCACCTCGCGGCCCTGGGAGGCGCGTCGCTGATCATCGTGACCGGCTCGGACCACGTGCGGGACACGCAGAAGATCGCCGAGCTCTGCGGGGCCAAGGTCGCCGGGCCAATCGCGGAGCGCGACAGCTTCCCGATCCCCTGCAAGCACTGGCTCAGGGAGGGTGACGAGCCGGTGCCCGGCCTCACCGTGCTGGAGATGAAGGGCTCCAAGACCAACGGCGAGCTGGCGCTCTTGATCGAGGAGCACACGCTGGTCACCGGTGATCTGGTGCGCGCGCACCAGGCTGGCTCGCTGAACCTGCTACCGGACGACAAGCTCGTGAGCCGCGAGGCGGCGCTGGACTCGGTGCGCCGGCTGCTCGATTTCACCAAGGTACAGGCGATTCTGGTCGGCGACGGCTGGCCCATCTTCCGCGACGGGCACCGCGTGCTGCGCGAGCTGGTGGCCTCCCTCGATGGCTGA
- a CDS encoding nucleotidyltransferase domain-containing protein has translation MSWLDEHTIFLTVAGSQAHGTARESSDLDLRGVCVAPLPIRLSLFSAFEQYEGPLPEGLARAVSRERAEAECVIFDVAKFVRLCANANPNALEILFADPRDWLLDTPAWRRLYDQRHGFLTKKVQQTFLGYALAQLQRIETHRAWLLQPPAKQPSREDFGLPAGGGTLSRDDQNRIEQGIAEKLRQYGIDDIEMPKPARIALAERVAALTRDLLSASEADIEARMRAVATRELRLPPEVVSALNAEKRYRAAMKRWDSYQTWQAQRNPARAELERAHGYDTKHAMHLIRLMRMGLEALEQGDLFVRRSDAGELAAIRDGAMPFEQLLASAGELRSAMEQAAEKTALPDDVDLERVDALATALMLDHR, from the coding sequence ATGAGTTGGCTCGACGAGCACACCATCTTCCTGACGGTCGCGGGGAGCCAGGCCCACGGTACGGCGCGAGAGAGCTCGGATCTGGACCTGCGCGGAGTCTGCGTGGCGCCGCTTCCGATCAGGTTGTCGCTGTTCTCCGCCTTCGAGCAGTACGAAGGACCGCTGCCCGAAGGGCTCGCGCGCGCGGTGTCCCGGGAGCGCGCCGAGGCCGAGTGCGTGATCTTCGACGTCGCCAAGTTCGTGCGCCTCTGCGCGAACGCGAACCCCAATGCGCTGGAGATCCTGTTCGCGGATCCGCGGGACTGGCTGCTCGACACCCCCGCCTGGCGGCGCCTGTACGACCAGCGACACGGGTTTTTGACCAAGAAGGTCCAGCAGACCTTCCTCGGCTACGCGCTGGCGCAGCTCCAGAGGATCGAGACCCACCGAGCGTGGCTGCTCCAGCCGCCGGCGAAGCAGCCCTCCCGCGAGGACTTCGGCCTCCCCGCGGGCGGAGGCACGCTGAGTCGCGACGACCAGAACCGGATCGAGCAGGGCATCGCCGAGAAGCTGCGCCAGTACGGCATCGACGACATCGAGATGCCGAAGCCCGCGCGCATCGCGCTGGCGGAGCGGGTCGCGGCCCTCACCCGCGACCTGCTCTCCGCGAGCGAAGCCGACATCGAGGCACGGATGCGAGCCGTGGCGACCCGAGAGCTCCGGCTGCCGCCGGAGGTGGTGTCCGCGCTGAACGCCGAGAAACGCTACCGGGCGGCGATGAAGCGCTGGGACTCGTACCAGACCTGGCAAGCCCAGCGAAACCCCGCGCGTGCGGAGCTCGAGCGCGCTCACGGCTACGACACCAAGCACGCGATGCACCTGATCCGCCTGATGCGCATGGGCCTCGAAGCCCTCGAGCAAGGCGACCTGTTCGTCCGCCGCAGCGATGCAGGGGAGCTCGCGGCCATTCGTGACGGGGCGATGCCCTTCGAGCAGCTCCTGGCGTCGGCGGGTGAGCTCAGGTCGGCCATGGAGCAGGCCGCAGAGAAGACGGCGCTCCCCGACGACGTGGATCTCGAGCGGGTGGACGCGCTGGCGACGGCGCTCATGTTGGACCATCGTTGA
- a CDS encoding nucleotidyltransferase domain-containing protein: protein MTPEQQQEIWTLLDREHLARVVRQGPQPVFATISGAHLYGFASPDSDVDLRGAFLLSAAELLGLHPPAETVSIADGTSVELDWVAHDVRKFARLMTRHNGYVLEQLFSPLIVLSTPAHQELMELGRGCVTRPTVRHYQGFARGRRKRLGEPQPTVKHLLYAYRVLLTGIHLMQTGEVVANIGALNQRFRISALDELSERKRVGAEAMLLDERELREHAARLDRLEAELEQAHDRSSLPNEPTSVAALEALVVRLRLAPLSEGERR from the coding sequence ATGACTCCCGAGCAGCAGCAAGAGATCTGGACGCTGCTCGATCGCGAGCACCTGGCTCGGGTGGTGCGCCAGGGGCCGCAGCCGGTGTTTGCGACGATCAGCGGGGCTCACCTGTACGGGTTCGCCTCGCCGGACAGCGACGTGGACCTGCGTGGGGCGTTCTTGCTCTCGGCCGCGGAGCTCCTGGGCCTGCACCCGCCGGCCGAGACCGTCAGCATCGCGGACGGCACGAGCGTCGAGCTGGACTGGGTGGCGCACGACGTCCGCAAGTTCGCCCGGCTCATGACCCGTCACAACGGCTACGTCCTCGAGCAGCTCTTCTCGCCCTTGATCGTGCTGTCCACGCCCGCCCACCAGGAGCTGATGGAGCTCGGGCGGGGCTGCGTCACCCGGCCGACGGTGCGGCACTACCAAGGCTTCGCCCGCGGCCGTCGCAAGCGCCTCGGGGAGCCACAGCCGACCGTGAAGCACCTGCTCTACGCCTACCGCGTGCTGCTGACGGGCATTCACCTCATGCAGACCGGTGAAGTCGTGGCCAACATCGGCGCGCTCAATCAGCGTTTCCGCATCAGCGCCCTCGACGAGCTCTCGGAGCGAAAGCGGGTGGGGGCCGAGGCGATGTTGCTCGACGAGCGCGAGCTCCGCGAACACGCCGCGCGCCTGGATCGGCTGGAGGCAGAGTTGGAGCAGGCGCACGATCGGAGCTCGCTCCCGAACGAACCCACCAGCGTGGCGGCGCTCGAGGCGCTCGTCGTGCGGCTGCGGCTGGCTCCGCTCAGCGAGGGCGAGCGTCGATGA
- a CDS encoding nucleotidyltransferase domain-containing protein, whose product MERSLDPATLARIREALAQVPGVAAVWVFGSFARGTAM is encoded by the coding sequence ATGGAGCGCTCACTCGATCCAGCGACGCTCGCCCGGATTCGCGAGGCGCTCGCCCAGGTCCCGGGCGTCGCCGCCGTGTGGGTGTTCGGATCGTTCGCGCGCGGCACCGCAATGTAA